A genomic segment from Pseudomonas mendocina encodes:
- a CDS encoding aspartate aminotransferase family protein: MNAPTAPIPATSGISRWPDTTAVDARLKALITQPIRPIRREHMQKVHDYFEHNCRASKQLAGRAAEVIPGGIQHNLAFNYPFPLAMKNALGAHLEDIDGNRYIDFLQAGGPTLLGSNDPVVQEKVIETLRECGPVTGLLHEYEVKLAELVCKHVPSVEMFRMLASGTESVMGAIRLARAYTNKKWIIKIGGAYHGWSDQVVYGMRIPGTGRREALGIPSGSTSYTQESFPNDLAAIRRRLWLNRLRGGTAAIIVEPLGPESGTRPAHKDFNANLRKLCDEFGALLIFDEVVSGFRVGMGGAQGYFGVMPDLTIFGKCLTGGYPMAGGIGGRRDIMMMLAGGIGGKQGKRAFVGGTLTANPLSCVAGYHTLQEMEKRNACAIAGRAGDRMATGLAQIIERLGLPYVVYNQGSVVHLQTSGVLLLNVRNPIQLMREVNPRKHMMEEMGAAYMAHGLVTLAGSRLYTSAADTDEIVDEALNRFEDVFKMVM, translated from the coding sequence ATGAACGCTCCTACTGCCCCGATTCCTGCTACCTCCGGCATCTCGCGCTGGCCCGACACCACTGCGGTCGATGCCCGCCTCAAGGCGCTGATCACGCAACCGATCCGGCCGATCCGGCGCGAGCACATGCAGAAGGTGCACGATTACTTCGAGCACAACTGTCGTGCCTCCAAGCAGCTTGCCGGCCGCGCTGCCGAGGTCATTCCTGGCGGTATCCAGCACAACCTGGCCTTCAACTATCCCTTCCCGCTGGCGATGAAAAATGCCCTGGGCGCTCACCTGGAAGATATCGACGGCAACCGCTATATCGATTTCCTCCAGGCCGGCGGCCCCACATTGCTCGGCAGCAATGACCCGGTGGTGCAGGAAAAGGTGATCGAGACCCTGCGCGAGTGCGGGCCGGTCACGGGGCTGCTGCACGAGTACGAGGTCAAGCTGGCGGAACTGGTCTGCAAGCACGTGCCCTCGGTGGAGATGTTCCGCATGCTGGCCTCCGGTACCGAGTCGGTGATGGGCGCCATCCGCCTGGCCCGCGCCTATACCAACAAGAAATGGATCATCAAGATCGGCGGCGCCTATCACGGCTGGAGCGATCAGGTGGTCTACGGCATGCGCATTCCCGGCACCGGGCGGCGCGAGGCGCTGGGCATCCCCAGTGGCTCCACGAGTTACACCCAGGAAAGCTTCCCCAATGACCTGGCGGCCATCCGTCGTCGCCTCTGGCTCAACCGCCTGCGCGGCGGCACGGCGGCGATCATCGTCGAACCGCTGGGGCCGGAAAGTGGAACGCGGCCGGCGCACAAGGACTTCAATGCCAACCTGCGCAAGCTCTGTGACGAGTTCGGCGCACTGCTGATCTTCGATGAAGTGGTCAGCGGCTTCCGCGTCGGCATGGGCGGCGCCCAGGGCTATTTCGGGGTGATGCCGGATCTGACCATCTTCGGCAAGTGCCTGACCGGCGGCTACCCAATGGCCGGCGGCATCGGCGGGCGCCGCGACATCATGATGATGCTCGCCGGTGGCATCGGCGGCAAACAGGGCAAGCGCGCCTTCGTCGGCGGCACCCTGACGGCCAACCCGCTGTCCTGCGTGGCCGGTTACCACACCTTGCAGGAAATGGAAAAACGCAACGCCTGCGCCATCGCCGGTCGAGCGGGTGATCGCATGGCCACCGGGCTTGCGCAGATCATCGAGCGCCTGGGCCTGCCCTACGTCGTCTACAACCAGGGCTCGGTGGTACACCTGCAGACTTCCGGTGTGCTGCTGCTCAACGTGCGTAACCCGATCCAGCTGATGCGCGAGGTGAATCCGCGCAAGCACATGATGGAAGAAATGGGCGCCGCCTACATGGCGCATGGTCTGGTGACGCTGGCCGGCAGCCGCCTCTATACCAGCGCTGCCGATACCGACGAGATCGTCGATGAAGCTCTGAACCGCTTCGAAGACGTGTTCAAGATGGTGATGTGA